From the Acidicapsa ligni genome, one window contains:
- the asnS gene encoding asparagine--tRNA ligase, whose product MSEIIPTSTAPVTTIATIGQHEGQSVTLRGWLYNLRESGKLLFPIFRDGSGTIQGVAHKSGVAPEVFEALKGLTQESSVIVIGKVRADQRAPGGYELDVEQIQVVQRVPEEDPYPITPKEHGVDFLMERRHLWVRSARQAAILRIRAEIMRAAAEYFDSNGFTRTDPPILTPAACEGTSTLFPVDYFGEEAFLTQSGQLYIESTALALGKVYSFGPTFRAEKSKTRRHLTEFWMIEPEVAYCELDGLLELAENFLAHIVQSVLKNRTPELQVIGRDIAKLQAIQAPFPRLRYDEAVAMLNQAHKDGHLEHPFEYGNDFGSPDETWLSNQFDRPVMVHRYPADVKAFYMQPDPVDPKFALCVDVLAPEGYGEIIGGSQRVDSYDLLKSRIEAHNLPLDAFQWYLDLRRYGSVPHSGFGMGIERAVAWICGLDHVRETIPFARTLNRIFP is encoded by the coding sequence ATGTCTGAAATCATCCCTACTTCTACCGCGCCTGTCACAACAATTGCCACTATCGGCCAGCATGAAGGGCAGTCTGTCACGCTGCGCGGCTGGCTCTATAACCTGCGCGAAAGCGGCAAGCTGCTCTTCCCTATTTTCCGGGATGGCTCGGGCACGATCCAGGGAGTAGCCCACAAGTCTGGCGTAGCTCCCGAGGTATTTGAGGCGCTGAAGGGCCTCACGCAGGAGTCCAGCGTGATTGTGATCGGCAAGGTTCGCGCCGACCAGCGTGCTCCGGGTGGTTATGAGCTGGATGTGGAGCAAATCCAGGTGGTGCAGCGTGTACCGGAGGAGGATCCTTACCCGATCACTCCGAAGGAGCATGGCGTCGATTTTCTCATGGAGCGCCGCCACCTCTGGGTACGCTCGGCGCGGCAGGCTGCGATTCTCCGCATACGTGCTGAGATTATGCGCGCGGCTGCCGAGTACTTTGACAGCAACGGTTTTACTCGCACCGATCCGCCGATTCTGACTCCGGCGGCCTGCGAAGGTACTTCGACGCTCTTCCCTGTCGATTACTTTGGCGAGGAAGCATTCCTGACGCAGTCTGGCCAGCTTTATATCGAATCGACGGCGCTGGCGCTGGGTAAGGTTTACAGCTTTGGGCCGACGTTCCGTGCGGAGAAATCCAAGACGCGCCGCCATCTCACGGAGTTCTGGATGATCGAACCGGAGGTCGCGTATTGCGAGCTGGATGGATTGCTCGAACTGGCGGAGAACTTTCTTGCTCACATCGTTCAAAGCGTGCTGAAAAACCGCACGCCGGAGCTGCAGGTGATTGGGCGCGATATCGCAAAGCTGCAGGCTATCCAGGCTCCGTTTCCGCGTTTGCGCTATGACGAGGCCGTCGCCATGCTGAACCAGGCTCATAAGGATGGTCATCTTGAACATCCCTTTGAGTATGGCAATGACTTTGGTTCGCCTGACGAAACGTGGCTAAGCAACCAGTTTGATCGCCCCGTAATGGTTCATCGTTATCCTGCGGATGTGAAAGCCTTCTACATGCAGCCTGACCCGGTCGATCCAAAATTTGCGCTGTGCGTCGATGTGCTGGCTCCTGAGGGCTATGGCGAGATCATCGGGGGTTCGCAGCGGGTGGATAGCTACGATTTGCTCAAGTCGCGTATCGAGGCGCACAATTTACCTCTCGATGCCTTCCAGTGGTATCTGGATCTGCGCCGCTACGGTAGTGTTCCGCACAGTGGTTTTGGCATGGGCATCGAGCGTGCTGTTGCGTGGATTTGCGGCCTGGATCATGTTCGCGAGACTATTCCTTTTGCCCGGACATTGAATCGCATCTTTCCATAA
- a CDS encoding EAL domain-containing protein — protein sequence MKRRRRLAIAVLALLGTLLGAASGYWLGRASLMRTAGSGLASYAGGLVVHAEEYSRELSGIQKAFNPSPFQFCSPDEIAKMQALTYESLQVKEIGRTRNGKLECSAFLGRLNPPWQERAPSLVLGQGVNIYANVPLQIAGLAVGTIVEGGGVSAVLSPTAFDHWNRPGMRYMVEIVDRKSHQAVQIAGDKLDTDLGWVLSERSTRGPGMAPTEIYRARCSHVSPVCVVTASSTAMLIEDGKAVLWEYTALGSIAGFGLCLAIGQFYLRSMGTAQQLRRAIRREKLSLVYQPVIELPSRHCSGAEALVRWSDEDGVAAAPDFFVHLAEELGFIGELTAFVVRRAIAEVGEILRKNPELTLSINIAASDLEGDALFLLLDEQVKQARIAPGQIALELTERSTTDMDSLRCAIQRLHEYGYQVHIDDFGSGFSSLAYLHELAVDAIKIDRIFTRTIGTDAITASILPQILALAETLQLDVIVEGVETEAQAEYLIQMGRTMQVQGWLFGKPTVATELPKYKGLFQAETVL from the coding sequence ATGAAGCGCCGACGACGACTTGCGATTGCGGTTCTCGCGCTGCTAGGGACACTCCTGGGAGCGGCGAGCGGATATTGGCTGGGACGCGCCTCTCTGATGAGAACCGCCGGATCCGGACTTGCAAGCTATGCAGGCGGCCTGGTCGTCCATGCGGAGGAGTATTCCCGTGAACTGAGCGGGATCCAGAAGGCTTTTAATCCCTCGCCATTCCAATTCTGCTCTCCTGATGAAATTGCGAAGATGCAGGCCCTGACCTACGAGTCCCTGCAGGTGAAGGAAATTGGCCGAACGCGGAACGGCAAGCTGGAGTGTTCCGCATTTCTGGGCCGGCTGAACCCTCCGTGGCAGGAACGTGCCCCGTCGCTTGTACTCGGGCAGGGAGTCAATATTTATGCGAACGTGCCGCTGCAAATCGCTGGATTGGCCGTAGGGACAATTGTTGAAGGCGGCGGTGTGAGTGCTGTTCTAAGCCCGACTGCGTTTGACCACTGGAACCGCCCGGGCATGCGCTACATGGTTGAGATCGTCGATCGCAAATCCCATCAGGCCGTTCAGATTGCGGGCGACAAGTTGGATACGGACCTGGGGTGGGTGCTGTCTGAGAGATCGACGCGCGGCCCAGGCATGGCTCCGACTGAGATCTATCGCGCACGCTGCTCTCATGTGAGCCCGGTGTGCGTTGTGACGGCTTCGTCCACGGCAATGTTGATTGAAGATGGGAAAGCCGTTTTGTGGGAATACACGGCTCTCGGCTCGATCGCAGGATTTGGTCTCTGCCTGGCGATTGGGCAGTTTTATCTTCGAAGCATGGGGACGGCGCAGCAGCTTCGCCGCGCTATTCGCAGGGAGAAACTCTCGCTCGTCTATCAGCCGGTTATCGAACTGCCTTCGCGACACTGCTCGGGAGCGGAGGCCCTCGTCCGATGGTCCGATGAGGACGGTGTGGCTGCGGCGCCGGACTTTTTCGTTCATCTTGCGGAGGAGCTGGGGTTCATCGGCGAACTCACAGCGTTTGTGGTGCGGCGGGCCATTGCGGAGGTTGGGGAGATCTTGCGCAAGAATCCCGAACTAACCCTCAGCATCAACATTGCGGCCTCTGACCTTGAGGGGGACGCGCTTTTTCTGCTGCTGGATGAGCAGGTCAAGCAGGCACGCATTGCGCCGGGACAGATCGCACTGGAACTGACGGAACGCTCCACCACGGATATGGACTCGCTGCGCTGCGCTATACAGCGCCTGCATGAATACGGCTACCAGGTCCACATCGACGACTTTGGCAGTGGATTTTCCAGCCTGGCTTATCTGCATGAACTTGCCGTCGATGCAATCAAGATCGACCGCATCTTTACGCGTACGATTGGCACGGATGCTATCACTGCGTCCATACTGCCGCAGATTTTAGCCCTGGCTGAGACGTTACAACTGGACGTGATTGTGGAAGGCGTGGAGACAGAAGCCCAGGCCGAATACCTGATCCAGATGGGAAGAACCATGCAGGTGCAGGGATGGCTTTTCGGCAAGCCAACGGTCGCCACGGAGCTACCCAAATACAAGGGGCTATTCCAGGCTGAGACGGTGCTGTGA
- the frr gene encoding ribosome recycling factor, which produces MAVSYMAGIPVLKDLHADLKRRMEKAVLDFQTHLVSLRTGRASVQLLDQVRVDYYGTPTPLSQVAQLTTPEASMIIVQPWDIGLLKEIEKALRAPEHGFNPSNDGKQIRVPIPPMTEERRRDVVKQLNKELEDHKTALRNVRRDGNDTLKKLSKDKEISQDEEKRAQDEVQGMLNDEIRHLEELATKKEADIMRI; this is translated from the coding sequence ATGGCAGTTTCATATATGGCAGGAATTCCGGTGTTGAAGGACTTGCACGCGGATTTGAAACGAAGAATGGAAAAGGCAGTCCTTGATTTTCAGACGCATCTGGTTTCGCTGCGAACCGGACGCGCCAGCGTGCAGTTGCTGGATCAAGTGCGCGTGGATTACTACGGAACGCCGACGCCGCTCAGCCAGGTCGCCCAGTTGACCACCCCCGAGGCCAGCATGATCATCGTGCAGCCCTGGGACATCGGCCTGCTCAAAGAGATTGAAAAAGCCCTGCGCGCACCCGAGCACGGATTCAACCCATCAAACGATGGCAAGCAGATTCGTGTGCCGATTCCTCCCATGACCGAGGAGCGTCGCCGCGACGTGGTCAAGCAGCTCAACAAGGAGCTTGAGGATCACAAGACAGCTCTGCGCAACGTACGCCGCGACGGCAATGACACCCTGAAGAAGCTGTCCAAGGACAAGGAAATCAGCCAGGACGAAGAGAAGCGTGCCCAGGATGAAGTGCAGGGCATGTTGAACGATGAGATTCGTCACCTGGAAGAGCTCGCCACCAAAAAAGAAGCCGACATCATGCGCATCTGA
- the lipA gene encoding lipoyl synthase, whose product MELIQIETARKTPAPKPEWLKARAPGGENYHDLKRLARSLGLHTVCESAHCPNIGECWQHKTATFMMLGNTCTRRCGFCAVPKGRPDAIDFDEPRRVAEAVAILGLKHAVITSVNRDDDIIGGAKAFAMVIDEIRKQAAGCQVEVLIPDFQGKPEAIQIVVDARPEVLNHNTESVPRLYRVVRSGARYERTLRLLEYAKELNPKGVTKSGVMVGLGEETSELLDVFRDLAKVNCDILTIGQYLRPSKDHLPMARIYAPQEFAELKTEALKMGFRHVESGPLVRSSYHAHEQAASTGLTMLV is encoded by the coding sequence ATGGAACTCATACAGATTGAGACGGCTCGCAAGACCCCGGCACCGAAACCCGAGTGGCTGAAGGCACGCGCACCCGGCGGCGAAAATTACCATGACCTGAAGCGCCTGGCGCGTTCGCTGGGATTGCACACCGTATGCGAGAGCGCGCACTGTCCAAACATCGGCGAGTGCTGGCAACACAAGACGGCCACGTTCATGATGCTGGGCAACACCTGCACCCGGCGTTGCGGCTTCTGCGCGGTACCCAAAGGCCGCCCCGACGCAATCGATTTCGACGAGCCACGTCGTGTCGCCGAAGCGGTCGCCATTCTCGGGCTAAAGCACGCGGTAATCACCAGCGTGAACCGCGACGACGATATTATTGGCGGCGCAAAAGCCTTCGCCATGGTGATTGACGAGATTCGCAAGCAGGCCGCCGGATGTCAGGTCGAAGTGCTGATCCCCGATTTTCAGGGCAAGCCCGAGGCCATCCAGATCGTAGTCGACGCCAGGCCCGAGGTTCTGAACCACAACACCGAGTCTGTCCCTCGGCTCTATCGCGTAGTGCGTTCAGGCGCCCGTTACGAGCGTACCCTGCGCCTGCTGGAGTATGCCAAGGAACTGAACCCCAAGGGCGTAACCAAGTCCGGCGTAATGGTAGGGCTGGGCGAAGAGACCAGCGAATTGCTGGATGTCTTCCGTGACCTGGCCAAGGTAAACTGCGACATTCTGACGATCGGCCAATACCTGCGTCCCTCAAAAGATCATCTCCCTATGGCCCGTATCTATGCGCCCCAGGAGTTCGCAGAGCTCAAGACCGAAGCGCTCAAGATGGGTTTCCGCCATGTGGAGAGCGGTCCGCTTGTGCGGTCCAGCTATCACGCACACGAGCAGGCTGCTTCCACCGGCTTAACGATGCTGGTCTAG